One window of the Fusobacterium perfoetens genome contains the following:
- the rapZ gene encoding RNase adapter RapZ: MKLVIVTGLSGAGKTTALKALEDSGYFTMDNVLCQIAVFLLQNLEKGESELNIEKLALGIDNRAISSQKEFTLLLNCIESLKVDYEMVFLESSDDVILNRYNLTRRRHPFAAPTLLESIKREREAMNMVLERSTVVIDTSEYTSKMLSNKIKELAVSERKDGINIHVQSFGFKYGVPLDLDLMFDVRILPNPYYIEELKLKTGNDKEVYDYVMSFPESEELYRKFIDLIKYMVPLYKKDGKQHLSIGVGCSGGQHRSVAFVNRIAKELSYLESADVYISHREGERHHWT, translated from the coding sequence ATGAAATTAGTTATCGTAACAGGGTTAAGTGGGGCTGGAAAAACAACAGCTCTGAAGGCACTGGAAGACTCAGGTTATTTTACAATGGACAATGTTCTTTGTCAAATAGCCGTTTTTCTGTTGCAGAACTTAGAAAAGGGAGAAAGTGAACTTAATATTGAAAAACTTGCTTTAGGAATAGATAACCGTGCTATTTCTTCTCAAAAAGAATTCACTCTTCTTCTTAATTGTATTGAAAGTTTAAAGGTTGACTATGAAATGGTATTTCTTGAATCTTCAGATGATGTTATCTTAAATAGATATAATCTTACAAGAAGAAGACATCCTTTTGCAGCTCCTACTCTTTTAGAAAGTATAAAAAGAGAAAGAGAAGCTATGAATATGGTTCTTGAAAGATCTACTGTTGTAATAGATACAAGTGAGTATACAAGTAAAATGCTTTCTAATAAGATAAAAGAGCTTGCTGTTTCTGAAAGAAAGGATGGAATAAATATTCATGTTCAGTCTTTTGGATTTAAGTATGGAGTTCCTTTGGATCTTGATCTTATGTTTGATGTAAGAATTCTTCCTAATCCTTATTATATTGAAGAATTAAAACTTAAAACAGGAAATGATAAGGAAGTTTATGACTATGTTATGAGTTTTCCTGAGTCGGAAGAACTTTATAGAAAATTTATTGACCTTATAAAATATATGGTTCCTCTATATAAAAAAGATGGAAAACAGCACCTTTCAATTGGAGTAGGCTGCAGCGGAGGACAACACAGATCAGTTGCTTTTGTAAATAGAATAGCAAAAGAACTTTCATATCTTGAAAGTGCAGATGTATATATAAGTCACAGAGAAGGAGAGCGACACCACTGGACATAA
- the uvrC gene encoding excinuclease ABC subunit UvrC, with amino-acid sequence MDIKKFNIPELPGVYLMKKKDKVIYVGKAKNLKKRVSSYFNREHEDEKTINLVKNIEDIETIVCNSEIDAFVLENNLIKKYSPKYNIALKDEKTYPYIKFSKEKFPKISIIRTTRALDPKKGDYFGPYPQGAWFLLKTLIKIFKIRDCNKDMEKIALRPCLKYHMGLCPAPCTFKNIEAEYKENVENAMKVLKGQGSSIIKELNRKMIEASENMEFEKAITYREQKNEIEKAVNNQVTEYGRDIDEDVFAFALEGNMIFICVLNMREGKLLGKTSFNISTEEKIYSDIFENIVSEFYSKHPIPSNIIFQPEYTESKEIVEEWLKIKKGKAVSLHFPKIASRREELLNMALLNLNKDIIIYYDKKSVIESGMAKLYKVLELKNFPRIIECFDISNIQGKDAVASMSVSIEGKASPKNYRKFKIRCKDTPDDFQMMREVITRRYSKLEPKDFPDVILIDGGIGQINAAGEVLRGLGKDNISDLLSLAEKEELIYKYGNNEPFAFSHSEEGLKILIRVRDEAHRFGVTYHRKLRSKRVISSELDKIQGIGPARREKLLKQFGSVKNIKEASLDDLKLIIPEKTAILLLETLNKGE; translated from the coding sequence CTGGACATAAAAAAATTTAATATTCCTGAACTGCCAGGAGTATATTTAATGAAAAAAAAGGACAAAGTTATTTATGTTGGAAAAGCTAAAAATCTAAAAAAGAGAGTATCATCATATTTTAACAGGGAACATGAAGATGAAAAAACAATAAACCTTGTGAAAAATATAGAGGATATTGAAACTATTGTATGCAATAGCGAAATAGATGCTTTTGTTCTTGAAAATAATTTAATAAAAAAATATTCGCCAAAGTATAATATTGCTTTGAAAGACGAAAAAACATATCCCTATATAAAATTTTCAAAAGAAAAATTTCCTAAAATAAGTATAATTAGAACAACAAGAGCTTTGGATCCTAAAAAGGGTGATTATTTTGGCCCTTATCCTCAGGGAGCATGGTTTCTTTTAAAGACTCTTATAAAGATTTTTAAAATAAGAGACTGCAATAAAGATATGGAAAAAATAGCCTTAAGACCATGCCTTAAATATCATATGGGACTTTGTCCTGCTCCATGTACCTTTAAAAACATAGAAGCTGAATATAAAGAAAATGTAGAAAATGCAATGAAAGTTTTAAAAGGACAGGGAAGTTCAATTATAAAAGAACTTAACAGAAAAATGATAGAAGCTTCTGAAAATATGGAGTTTGAAAAGGCTATAACATATAGGGAACAAAAAAATGAAATAGAAAAAGCTGTAAATAATCAGGTTACAGAATATGGAAGAGATATTGATGAAGATGTATTTGCTTTTGCTTTAGAAGGAAATATGATTTTCATCTGTGTATTAAATATGAGAGAAGGAAAACTTTTAGGAAAAACTTCTTTTAATATTTCAACAGAAGAAAAAATATATTCTGATATTTTTGAAAATATTGTAAGTGAATTTTATTCAAAGCATCCGATTCCAAGCAATATTATTTTTCAGCCTGAATATACTGAAAGCAAGGAAATAGTAGAAGAATGGCTTAAGATAAAAAAAGGAAAAGCAGTCTCTCTTCACTTTCCAAAGATTGCAAGCAGAAGAGAAGAACTTCTTAATATGGCACTTTTAAATCTTAATAAGGATATAATTATCTATTATGATAAAAAATCTGTAATAGAATCAGGAATGGCCAAACTTTACAAAGTTTTGGAACTGAAAAATTTTCCAAGAATTATAGAATGCTTTGATATTTCAAATATTCAGGGAAAAGATGCAGTTGCTTCAATGAGTGTTTCAATTGAAGGAAAGGCTTCTCCTAAAAATTATAGAAAATTTAAAATAAGATGTAAGGATACTCCTGATGATTTTCAGATGATGAGAGAAGTTATAACAAGAAGATATAGTAAACTTGAACCAAAAGATTTTCCTGATGTTATTCTTATTGACGGAGGAATTGGGCAGATAAATGCTGCAGGAGAAGTTTTAAGAGGTTTGGGAAAAGACAATATTTCTGATCTTTTAAGTCTTGCAGAAAAAGAAGAGCTTATTTATAAATATGGAAATAACGAGCCATTTGCTTTTTCTCATTCTGAAGAGGGGCTTAAGATACTTATAAGAGTAAGAGATGAGGCTCATAGATTTGGTGTAACTTATCATAGAAAACTTAGAAGTAAAAGGGTTATAAGCAGTGAACTTGATAAAATTCAAGGAATAGGTCCTGCAAGAAGAGAAAAATTATTAAAGCAGTTTGGTTCTGTAAAAAACATAAAAGAAGCATCACTTGATGATTTAAAACTTATAATTCCAGAAAAAACAGCAATTCTTCTTCTGGAAACATTAAATAAGGGGGAATAA
- a CDS encoding PP2C family protein-serine/threonine phosphatase: MTIYITVLILIGIFFVLLRNQEKESIHTMEKILKSLKEKKLYDKIPPELKEQYIETLHKIIKQDLELDNSIDGLREYRKELEVTYNALVDKSKKLEYSNQVLETRVTNLSNINSLSRTVLSIVELDHIINIILDAYFVLTGAKKVSLYLWEEGKLINKQTRGNVNFKGEVSYPIEILQKFTYQDYKRVYEELKKGFQISEDEVIVVSPLLVKGKELGVIFIIEDKAKFIGNDEETISALTIQVAIAINNAKIYADLRVKERISQELEVASRIQKTILPKNITNIYGLQIANYFEPAKEVGGDYYDYTVKDDENVSITIADVSGKGVPAAFLMALGRSILKTLERQGQSPADNLRNLNQIIYPDITEDMFITMLHSNFNNKTKILTYSNAGHNPLIVYRAKEDKVELHSVKGVAIGFMQGYNYKQGELKLEKGDIVLYYTDGITEAENPNKELFGFERLEKVIYDNRYNDVDTIKENILNEINIFRRDYPQVDDLTFVIIKNIE; this comes from the coding sequence ATGACAATATATATAACTGTACTGATTTTAATAGGAATATTTTTTGTACTTCTTAGAAATCAGGAAAAAGAAAGCATACATACAATGGAGAAAATTTTAAAAAGTCTTAAGGAAAAAAAGCTTTACGATAAAATACCTCCTGAGCTGAAAGAACAATATATTGAAACTCTTCATAAAATAATAAAGCAGGATTTGGAACTTGATAACTCAATAGATGGGCTTAGAGAGTACAGAAAAGAACTTGAAGTTACTTATAATGCTCTTGTTGATAAATCAAAAAAATTGGAATATAGTAATCAAGTTCTTGAAACAAGGGTAACAAATCTTTCAAATATTAACTCTCTTTCAAGAACAGTGCTTTCTATAGTAGAACTTGACCATATTATAAATATTATCTTAGATGCTTATTTTGTTCTTACAGGAGCAAAAAAAGTTTCTCTTTATCTATGGGAAGAGGGTAAACTTATTAATAAGCAGACAAGAGGAAATGTAAATTTCAAAGGAGAGGTCTCATATCCTATTGAAATTCTTCAGAAATTTACATACCAAGATTACAAAAGAGTATATGAAGAACTGAAAAAAGGTTTTCAGATTTCAGAAGATGAAGTTATAGTTGTTTCTCCTCTTCTTGTAAAAGGAAAAGAACTTGGAGTTATTTTTATAATAGAAGACAAAGCTAAATTTATAGGAAATGATGAGGAAACAATATCAGCTCTTACTATTCAGGTTGCAATAGCAATAAATAATGCTAAAATATATGCTGACCTTAGAGTAAAAGAAAGAATTTCACAAGAACTTGAAGTTGCCTCAAGAATTCAAAAAACAATTCTTCCTAAAAATATTACAAATATTTATGGACTTCAAATTGCAAATTATTTTGAGCCTGCAAAAGAAGTTGGGGGAGATTATTATGACTATACAGTAAAAGATGATGAAAATGTATCAATTACTATAGCAGATGTAAGTGGAAAAGGAGTTCCAGCAGCGTTTCTTATGGCATTAGGTCGTTCTATTTTAAAAACTCTTGAAAGACAAGGACAGAGTCCTGCTGATAATCTTAGAAATCTTAATCAAATTATTTATCCTGATATTACAGAGGATATGTTTATTACAATGCTTCATAGTAATTTTAATAATAAAACAAAAATTTTAACTTATTCAAATGCAGGTCATAATCCTCTTATTGTTTACAGAGCAAAAGAAGATAAAGTTGAACTTCATTCTGTAAAAGGTGTTGCAATAGGATTTATGCAGGGATATAATTATAAACAGGGAGAACTTAAACTTGAAAAAGGAGATATAGTTCTTTACTATACAGATGGAATTACTGAAGCTGAAAATCCAAATAAAGAGCTATTTGGATTTGAAAGACTTGAAAAGGTTATTTATGATAACAGATATAATGATGTAGATACTATAAAAGAAAATATTTTAAATGAAATTAATATTTTCAGAAGAGATTATCCTCAGGTAGATGATTTGACATTTGTGATAATAAAAAATATAGAGTGA
- a CDS encoding DUF1385 domain-containing protein, with amino-acid sequence MERKKCANVGGQAVIEGVMMRNGSLLATAVRKPNGDIVYKKTVFSDKRTKFTKIPFIRGAVVLFDSLVMGIKELTFSANQSEENEEEQLSNKEAVMTTVVSLALGIGLFIVLPSLIGGFIFKGNRIHANLMEAVLRLVFFLIYIWGISFSKDVKRVFEYHGAEHKTIYAYENGEDLTADNAAKYTTLHPRCGTSFLLIVMLTAIIVFSILDFIIPVPVTHLGRVGLKIALRVGMMPLIAGISYELQRYSSNHLDKWWVKILAAPGLALQKITTKEPDKSQLEVAVVAMKAALGREIDNATEVYK; translated from the coding sequence ATGGAAAGAAAAAAATGTGCTAATGTAGGAGGACAGGCTGTTATTGAAGGTGTTATGATGAGAAATGGCTCTCTTCTTGCAACGGCAGTGAGAAAACCAAATGGAGATATAGTTTATAAGAAAACTGTATTTTCTGATAAAAGGACAAAATTTACAAAGATACCTTTTATAAGAGGAGCTGTAGTTCTTTTTGATTCTCTTGTAATGGGAATAAAAGAACTTACTTTTTCTGCAAATCAAAGTGAAGAAAATGAAGAGGAACAGCTTTCAAATAAGGAGGCTGTAATGACAACAGTTGTTTCTCTTGCTCTAGGAATAGGACTTTTTATAGTTCTTCCATCTCTTATTGGAGGATTTATTTTTAAAGGAAACAGAATACATGCAAATCTTATGGAAGCAGTTTTAAGATTAGTATTCTTTTTGATTTATATATGGGGAATTTCATTTTCAAAAGATGTAAAAAGAGTTTTTGAGTATCATGGAGCAGAGCATAAAACAATTTATGCCTATGAAAATGGAGAGGATTTAACAGCAGACAATGCTGCAAAATATACCACTCTTCACCCAAGATGTGGGACAAGTTTTCTTTTGATAGTAATGCTTACAGCAATTATTGTTTTCAGTATTCTTGATTTCATTATTCCTGTTCCTGTAACACATCTTGGAAGAGTAGGGCTTAAAATAGCTCTTCGTGTGGGAATGATGCCTCTTATAGCTGGAATTTCTTATGAACTTCAGAGATATTCAAGCAACCATTTAGATAAATGGTGGGTAAAAATACTTGCAGCTCCAGGGCTTGCTCTTCAGAAGATTACAACAAAAGAGCCTGATAAAAGTCAGCTTGAAGTTGCTGTTGTTGCTATGAAAGCTGCTCTAGGAAGAGAGATAGATAATGCAACTGAGGTATATAAATAA
- the sfsA gene encoding DNA/RNA nuclease SfsA, translating to MEKEIYKIEINETGKFLERPNRFICEAELSDGRKVTAHVHDSGRIKELLYKGNTISLRKAKDISKRKTEWDLISAKAEDGEDILLNSSFHRYISENILRDGEISPLGKADSVRAEVKYGHSRLDYLVEKNGEKIWIEVKGVSLSENKHAIFPDAPSTRACKHLETLMELKEKGDRAGVLLLVFRDSDDFSPNKETDPKFSELFYMAMEKGVEIYPVQLKLKEGKIYYTDKEIKLLPKKTEIL from the coding sequence ATGGAAAAAGAAATTTATAAAATAGAGATAAATGAAACAGGAAAATTTTTAGAAAGACCAAATAGATTTATTTGTGAAGCAGAACTTTCTGATGGGAGAAAAGTTACAGCTCATGTTCATGATTCAGGAAGGATAAAAGAACTTTTATATAAAGGAAATACTATCTCTTTAAGGAAAGCAAAAGATATTTCAAAGAGAAAAACAGAATGGGATTTAATTTCTGCAAAGGCAGAAGATGGAGAGGATATTCTTTTAAACTCATCATTTCATAGATATATATCAGAAAACATTTTAAGAGACGGAGAAATTTCTCCTCTTGGAAAGGCAGATAGTGTAAGAGCAGAAGTGAAATATGGACACAGTAGGCTTGATTATTTAGTTGAAAAAAATGGTGAAAAAATATGGATAGAAGTAAAAGGTGTTTCACTTTCAGAGAATAAGCATGCAATTTTTCCTGATGCACCGAGCACAAGAGCTTGTAAGCATTTGGAAACACTTATGGAACTTAAGGAAAAAGGTGACAGAGCAGGAGTTCTCCTTCTTGTTTTCAGAGATTCAGATGATTTTTCTCCAAATAAAGAAACAGATCCAAAATTCTCAGAACTTTTTTATATGGCAATGGAAAAAGGAGTTGAAATTTATCCTGTTCAGCTTAAACTTAAAGAGGGAAAAATATATTATACAGATAAAGAAATAAAATTACTTCCTAAAAAAACTGAAATTTTATAA
- a CDS encoding restriction endonuclease produces MEKNYYMLRMLNYEREFSNKLFYDYNYITIGWSFFNEAYDGDYLNIYKNSEDKEKLLRKTLEKTGCSLDGRKIASHRTLHKFLEMKIGDIVIIPDYKTFHIAEIKSEPVLFSSIKSGCGFNQEDNPDIGFVRKIEKIKNSSGKSAISREKFADGTLTSRLKARSGFLIINDLKDSVEESKKNFLNNEVLILSEIIKEGSRKNIIEALKKCLSPDKFEKFLTNLMIKLGADKVDIPSKNNKENALENYADVDVIAIFEKLKHIIYIQAKFHDGETSDWAVKQLDTYDGEKDTENDYTTAYWAITTGEFSEQAKEYTKNSNKNIRLIDQSELADLILSIGTENLDL; encoded by the coding sequence ATGGAAAAAAATTATTATATGTTAAGAATGTTAAATTATGAAAGAGAATTTTCAAACAAATTGTTTTATGATTATAATTATATTACAATAGGTTGGAGTTTTTTTAATGAGGCATATGATGGAGACTATTTAAATATTTATAAAAATAGTGAAGATAAAGAAAAATTATTAAGAAAAACTTTAGAGAAAACAGGTTGTAGTCTTGATGGAAGAAAAATTGCATCGCATAGAACGCTTCATAAATTTTTAGAAATGAAAATAGGAGATATAGTTATTATTCCAGATTATAAAACTTTTCATATTGCAGAGATTAAAAGCGAACCTGTTTTATTTAGTAGTATAAAAAGTGGTTGTGGCTTTAATCAAGAGGATAATCCTGACATAGGTTTTGTTCGTAAAATTGAAAAAATAAAAAACTCATCTGGAAAAAGTGCAATATCTCGTGAAAAATTTGCTGATGGAACATTGACTTCAAGATTAAAAGCAAGAAGTGGTTTTTTAATAATAAATGACTTAAAAGACTCAGTAGAGGAAAGCAAAAAGAATTTTTTAAATAATGAAGTTTTAATATTAAGTGAAATTATAAAAGAAGGAAGTAGAAAGAACATAATAGAAGCTTTGAAAAAATGTTTATCCCCAGATAAATTTGAAAAATTTTTAACAAACCTTATGATAAAATTAGGTGCAGATAAAGTTGATATTCCAAGTAAAAATAATAAAGAAAATGCTTTAGAAAACTATGCAGATGTGGATGTAATTGCAATATTTGAAAAACTAAAACATATTATCTATATTCAAGCAAAATTTCATGATGGAGAGACAAGTGATTGGGCAGTAAAACAACTTGATACTTATGATGGTGAAAAAGATACAGAAAATGATTACACAACTGCTTACTGGGCAATAACAACAGGAGAATTTTCGGAACAAGCAAAGGAATATACTAAGAATTCAAATAAAAATATTCGCCTTATAGATCAATCAGAATTGGCAGATTTAATTTTAAGCATTGGAACAGAAAATTTAGACTTATAA
- a CDS encoding Mrp/NBP35 family ATP-binding protein, producing the protein MTNHGTKPMSDLDLRVKSNMEKIKHKIVVMSGKGGVGKSTMSTNIAYGLAMKGYTVGIVDADIHGPNIALMLGKEGYKMPSFEPLSLLDGKLKVVSLSFFLPTSDDPVIWRGPAKMGAIHQFLGDIKWGELDYLVVDLPPGTGDEPLTMAQSLGDLDGSVIVTTPQDVAILDSRKSVKFSQMIGMPVLGIIENMSGFVCPHCGERIDIFKTGGGEKAAKDLNIEFLGKVPMTPNIVEAGDSGHPYIASGEKNAAHEAMEKIITRLIEKTSKYEA; encoded by the coding sequence ATGACTAATCATGGAACTAAACCTATGAGCGATCTTGACTTAAGGGTTAAAAGCAACATGGAAAAAATTAAACATAAAATAGTAGTCATGAGTGGTAAAGGTGGAGTAGGAAAATCTACAATGTCTACAAATATCGCTTATGGACTTGCAATGAAAGGATATACAGTAGGAATTGTGGATGCTGATATCCACGGACCTAACATAGCTTTAATGCTTGGAAAAGAAGGATATAAAATGCCTTCATTTGAACCTCTTTCTCTTCTTGATGGAAAACTTAAAGTTGTTTCTCTAAGTTTCTTCCTTCCTACATCAGATGATCCTGTTATTTGGAGAGGACCTGCAAAAATGGGAGCTATTCATCAGTTTTTAGGAGATATTAAATGGGGAGAACTTGATTATCTTGTTGTAGACCTTCCACCTGGAACAGGAGATGAACCTCTTACAATGGCACAATCATTAGGAGATCTTGACGGAAGTGTTATTGTTACAACTCCTCAAGATGTTGCAATACTTGACTCAAGAAAATCTGTTAAATTCTCTCAAATGATAGGAATGCCTGTTCTTGGAATTATTGAAAATATGAGTGGATTTGTATGCCCTCACTGTGGAGAAAGAATTGATATATTTAAAACTGGTGGCGGAGAAAAAGCTGCTAAAGATTTAAATATTGAATTTTTAGGAAAAGTTCCTATGACTCCAAACATTGTTGAAGCAGGAGACAGTGGACATCCTTACATAGCTTCAGGAGAGAAAAATGCTGCTCATGAAGCAATGGAAAAAATCATCACAAGACTTATTGAAAAAACTTCTAAATACGAAGCATAA
- the trmFO gene encoding methylenetetrahydrofolate--tRNA-(uracil(54)-C(5))-methyltransferase (FADH(2)-oxidizing) TrmFO → MNKEVIIIGAGLAGSEAAYQLAERGIKVKLYEMRPLKSTEAHKTENFAELVCSNSLGGDHLGNASGLMKEELRRMGSLLVKVADECRVPAGQALAVDREGFSGKITEILKNHSNIEVINEEITEIPEDKMILIASGPLTSETLSKKIQELTHADYLYFYDAAAPIVTLESIDMEKVYFQSRYDKGDGEYINCPMNEEEYKKFYENLITAERAPLKKFEEEKLFEGCMPVERIAGRGEKTLLFGPLKPKGLTNPRTGKRDYAVVQLRQDDKEGRLYNIVGFQTNLKFGEQKRVFSMIPGLENAEFIRYGVMHRNTFINSTKLLTPMLNMKENENIFFAGQITGGEGYVAAMATGMIAGINMYNKIMELPPFILDDRSAVGSMIKYITEEKDDFQPMGPNFGMIRALEGPKIRDKKERYNKISNIALEYLEEKLK, encoded by the coding sequence ATGAATAAAGAAGTAATAATAATCGGAGCTGGACTAGCTGGAAGTGAGGCAGCATATCAGCTGGCAGAGAGAGGAATAAAAGTAAAACTTTATGAGATGAGACCTCTTAAAAGCACAGAAGCACATAAAACAGAAAATTTTGCAGAACTTGTATGCAGTAATTCTCTTGGTGGAGATCATCTTGGAAATGCTTCAGGACTTATGAAAGAAGAGCTTAGAAGAATGGGTTCTCTTCTTGTAAAGGTTGCTGATGAATGCAGAGTTCCTGCAGGACAGGCTCTTGCAGTGGACAGAGAAGGATTTTCAGGAAAGATAACAGAGATTTTAAAAAATCATTCTAATATAGAAGTTATAAATGAAGAGATAACAGAAATCCCAGAAGATAAGATGATTCTTATTGCAAGTGGGCCTCTTACATCAGAAACTCTTTCAAAAAAAATTCAGGAGCTTACTCATGCAGATTATCTATATTTTTATGATGCAGCTGCTCCTATTGTAACTCTTGAATCAATAGATATGGAAAAAGTATATTTTCAGTCTCGTTATGACAAAGGAGATGGAGAATATATAAACTGCCCTATGAATGAAGAGGAATATAAAAAATTTTATGAAAATCTTATAACAGCCGAAAGAGCTCCTCTTAAAAAATTTGAAGAGGAAAAACTCTTTGAAGGATGTATGCCTGTTGAAAGAATAGCAGGAAGAGGAGAAAAAACTCTTCTTTTTGGACCTTTAAAACCTAAAGGGCTTACTAATCCAAGAACAGGAAAAAGAGATTATGCAGTAGTTCAGTTAAGACAAGATGATAAAGAGGGAAGATTATATAATATAGTAGGATTTCAGACAAATCTTAAATTTGGAGAACAGAAAAGAGTTTTTTCTATGATACCAGGTCTTGAAAATGCAGAGTTTATAAGATATGGAGTTATGCATAGAAATACTTTTATAAATTCTACAAAACTTCTTACTCCTATGCTTAATATGAAAGAAAATGAAAATATTTTCTTTGCAGGACAAATAACAGGAGGAGAAGGTTATGTTGCTGCTATGGCAACAGGAATGATTGCAGGAATTAATATGTATAATAAAATAATGGAACTTCCTCCTTTTATTTTAGATGACAGAAGTGCAGTAGGTTCTATGATTAAATATATAACTGAGGAAAAAGATGATTTTCAGCCTATGGGGCCAAACTTTGGAATGATAAGAGCTTTAGAAGGTCCTAAAATAAGAGATAAAAAAGAAAGATACAATAAAATTTCAAATATTGCTTTAGAATATCTTGAAGAAAAATTAAAATAA
- a CDS encoding tyrosine-type recombinase/integrase, with protein MDFTLFEKYIKEFLFYSEFSEEKSRNTIISIKKDLEQLLEYLAEEKDLEDITKISPIMIRGFLVKMQKDNIGKRSLSRKLSSVKTFFRYLKKNGIIKIDPTQTVSAPSFQVETPDILSLDEIQKLRDIIDTRKCSGLRDRLIIELLFSSGITSQELLSLGENVFNLEEREMVVSSGKNSRVVFFSETAREYFKRYVEAKKEKFKERYNPDILFVNNSAGRISDRSLRRLIDRYAAAAGITREISPYSFRHTFGAYMLSHGMDIFFLKELLGHLNIETTKMYQEIIKKPTILKSLRMLED; from the coding sequence ATGGACTTCACTTTATTTGAAAAATATATAAAAGAGTTTCTGTTCTACTCGGAATTTAGTGAAGAAAAGAGCAGAAATACCATAATATCCATAAAAAAAGATTTAGAACAGCTCCTTGAATATCTTGCAGAAGAAAAAGACTTAGAAGATATAACAAAGATTTCTCCTATAATGATAAGAGGATTTCTTGTAAAAATGCAGAAAGATAATATAGGGAAAAGATCTTTGAGCAGGAAGCTTTCATCTGTAAAAACTTTTTTCAGATATCTTAAAAAAAATGGAATAATAAAGATAGATCCTACACAGACAGTATCAGCTCCAAGCTTTCAGGTAGAAACACCTGATATTCTTTCTCTTGATGAAATTCAAAAATTAAGAGATATTATTGATACAAGAAAGTGCAGTGGATTAAGAGACAGACTTATAATAGAGCTTCTTTTTTCTTCAGGAATAACTTCTCAGGAACTTCTTTCTCTTGGGGAAAATGTTTTTAATCTTGAAGAAAGAGAGATGGTCGTAAGCAGTGGAAAAAACAGCAGAGTTGTTTTTTTCAGTGAAACAGCCAGAGAATATTTTAAAAGATATGTAGAAGCTAAAAAAGAAAAATTTAAAGAAAGATATAATCCCGATATTCTTTTTGTAAATAACTCAGCAGGGAGAATAAGTGACCGTTCTTTAAGAAGGCTTATAGACAGATATGCAGCGGCAGCAGGTATAACAAGAGAGATAAGCCCTTATAGTTTCCGTCATACATTTGGAGCATATATGCTTTCACATGGAATGGATATATTCTTTTTAAAAGAACTTTTAGGACATCTTAATATAGAAACAACGAAGATGTATCAAGAAATTATAAAAAAACCAACGATATTAAAGAGTCTTAGAATGCTTGAAGACTAA
- the hslV gene encoding ATP-dependent protease subunit HslV: protein MDKIKATTIVAVKRGNDVAIAGDGQVTFGDTVFKSKAKKIRKIKDYNVLTGFAGGAADAFALFEKFEDHLEAYKGNLKKAAVELAKEWRNDKALRVLDAMLIVADKENILVLSGNGDIIEPDEDVTAIGSGGSYAYAAAKALLLHTEMNAEKIAEEAMKIASSICIYTNSNISVEKI from the coding sequence ATGGATAAGATAAAGGCGACAACTATTGTAGCTGTAAAAAGAGGAAATGATGTAGCAATAGCTGGTGATGGTCAGGTTACTTTTGGAGATACAGTATTTAAATCAAAAGCAAAAAAAATAAGAAAGATAAAAGATTATAATGTTCTTACAGGATTTGCAGGAGGAGCAGCTGATGCTTTTGCTCTTTTTGAAAAATTTGAAGATCATTTGGAAGCTTACAAAGGAAATTTAAAAAAAGCAGCAGTTGAACTTGCAAAAGAATGGAGAAATGATAAGGCATTAAGAGTTCTTGATGCAATGCTTATTGTTGCAGATAAGGAAAATATTCTTGTACTTTCAGGAAATGGAGATATAATTGAACCTGATGAAGATGTAACTGCAATAGGAAGTGGAGGAAGTTATGCTTATGCAGCTGCTAAAGCACTTCTTCTTCATACAGAAATGAATGCTGAAAAAATAGCAGAAGAAGCAATGAAGATAGCATCATCAATATGTATATATACAAATTCTAATATATCTGTTGAAAAAATATAA